The Lepidochelys kempii isolate rLepKem1 chromosome 5, rLepKem1.hap2, whole genome shotgun sequence genome window below encodes:
- the LOC140911058 gene encoding beta-1,3-galactosyltransferase 5-like — translation MALMHPWCLKGLICVSGLLSLILLWCLLVMTADVQKRWQLSSRFPIIQGKLPRRSRFGAIESVQRGVDFPSLFTNSLTDPHCEPGQLLLILVTSAPGNSEPRQVIRRTWAAHEGPTAYQWQSVFLVGQSADVGVAQGIQREQQEFGDILIGNYQDTYRNLTLKVMHGFKWVAKQCRPSYILKTDDDCFVNTDRLPEFLLEHNTIKTGLYAGSLFSREKRQVIREPSSKWFVSRQDYHPDEYPPYASGIGYILSLDAIEQILWAAEHVHPIPVEDAYVGILAEKAGIRMKSSARFAKHNVRWRVCNYRYLMVIHHLSPHEQEVAKGNMLQARSACHDSLEVTRWK, via the coding sequence ATGGCACTGATGCATCCGTGGTGCTTAAAAGGGCTGATCTGTGTCAGCGGCCTTCTCTCACTCATCCTGCTTTGGTGCCTGCTGGTCATGACAGCTGATGTCCAGAAGAGATGGCAGCTTTCCAGTCGCTTCCCCATCATCCAAGGGAAGCTGCCCAGAAGGTCTCGCTTTGGGGCCATTGAATCTGTCCAGAGAGGCGTGGACTTTCCATCTCTGTTCACTAACTCTCTCACAGATCCTCACTGTGAGCCTGGGCAGCTGCTCCTGATCCTCGTGACTTCAGCCCCAGGGAATTCAGAGCCCAGGCAGGTGATCAGGAGAACCTGGGCTGCCCATGAGGGACCGACAGCATACCAATGGCAGTCTGTGTTCTTAGTTGGCCAGTCTGCAGATGTTGGGGTAGCCCAGGGCatccagagagagcagcaggagtttggggacATCCTGATTGGGAATTATCAGGACACCTATCGGAACCTCACCCTGAAGGTCATGCATGGGTTTAAGTGGGTGGCCAAGCAGTGCCGGCCCAGCTACATTCTAAAGACAGATGATGACTGCTTCGTCAACACAGACCGGCTGCCGGAGTTCCTGCTGGAGCACAACACTATTAAGACGGGCCTGTATGCAGGATCCCTCTTCTCCAGGGAGAAGCGGCAGGTCATCAGAGAGCCTTCCAGCAAATGGTTTGTCTCCAGGCAAGACTACCACCCAGATGAATACCCACCATATGCCAGTGGCATCGGCTACATCCTGTCTCTGGATGCCATTGAGCAGATCCTGTGGGCAGCAGAACACGTCCACCCCATCCCGGTAGAAGATGCCTACGTCGGCATCTTGGCTGAGAAAGCTGGGATCCGGATGAAATCCAGTGCGCGCTTCGCCAAGCACAACGTGAGGTGGCGGGTGTGTAACTACCGCTACCTGATGGTAATTCATCACCTGAGCCCACATGAGCAGGAGGTGGCTAAGGGGAACATGCTACAGGCTCGGAGTGCCTGCCATGACAGTCTGGAGGTCACCAGGTGGAAGTGA